A stretch of Bacillus pseudomycoides DNA encodes these proteins:
- a CDS encoding iron-hydroxamate ABC transporter substrate-binding protein: MKRNLSILLTLILVVLAIVGCSSKKDESQAKEQPKTKVVKHAKGEVKIPTNPKRIVDLSGSSEELLLLGHKPVGTANTYKDKIQDHLQAKLKGVKAVGWYWAPKVDLEAVTALKPDLIILNNRQLKIYDQLAKVAPTVVLETNLENWRGKFKEVGKLFDEENKADKWIADYDKKADSLSKKIKEKTKDENFMFLAVTPQNFRVYGSFGYGDILFNDLKLPATKGTDLKQTMAQVSLEGLVAFQPDQMFIVNFGGEADKVFDDYKNSSVWKDNKAVKNNHVYEVSNEVFNTKAFNPIGKDILIDEIAKQILDKNK, encoded by the coding sequence ATGAAACGCAATCTATCTATTCTACTTACTCTCATTCTTGTTGTTCTTGCCATCGTTGGTTGCTCTTCTAAAAAAGACGAATCACAGGCAAAAGAACAACCGAAAACAAAAGTTGTAAAACATGCAAAAGGAGAAGTTAAAATTCCGACCAATCCAAAAAGAATTGTAGACTTATCTGGATCATCGGAAGAACTATTACTTCTTGGTCATAAACCTGTTGGTACAGCGAATACGTATAAAGATAAAATTCAAGATCATTTGCAAGCAAAACTAAAAGGTGTAAAAGCAGTTGGGTGGTACTGGGCACCTAAAGTTGATTTAGAAGCAGTTACTGCTTTAAAACCAGACTTAATTATTTTGAACAATCGTCAATTGAAAATCTATGATCAATTAGCAAAAGTGGCACCAACTGTTGTCTTAGAAACAAACCTAGAAAACTGGCGCGGTAAATTTAAAGAAGTCGGCAAGCTATTTGATGAAGAGAACAAAGCAGATAAATGGATCGCAGACTACGACAAAAAAGCAGATTCCTTATCTAAAAAAATTAAAGAGAAAACAAAAGATGAAAACTTTATGTTTCTTGCTGTAACACCACAAAACTTCCGTGTATATGGTAGCTTTGGTTATGGTGATATTCTCTTTAACGATTTAAAACTTCCTGCAACAAAAGGTACAGACTTGAAACAAACGATGGCACAAGTATCATTAGAAGGTCTTGTTGCATTCCAACCTGATCAAATGTTTATCGTAAACTTTGGCGGCGAAGCAGATAAAGTGTTTGATGATTATAAAAACAGTTCTGTTTGGAAAGATAACAAAGCTGTAAAAAATAATCATGTTTACGAAGTAAGCAATGAAGTCTTTAACACAAAAGCATTCAATCCTATCGGAAAAGATATACTAATTGATGAAATTGCAAAACAAATTTTAGATAAAAACAAATAA
- a CDS encoding BofC C-terminal domain-containing protein gives MKFMMVAVQVVIAMFCLYHESSVIAAAPTPKVTQEEPQVTILLERMYVDGEVSEEIFTEKVANLEQFLQQYKEWQLVDRDDTQIVLQKKVDDISPLLKTSGYFGVSNEGILQIFNGVPKEDNAIHSFFQIDMKKLESYERAELKRGIRIKSKERFVKTIEKMKQYAVQNKKNSSSG, from the coding sequence ATGAAATTCATGATGGTTGCAGTTCAAGTCGTAATCGCTATGTTTTGTTTATATCATGAATCTAGTGTGATAGCTGCGGCTCCTACACCAAAGGTTACACAAGAAGAACCTCAAGTTACGATCTTATTAGAGCGTATGTATGTAGATGGAGAAGTAAGTGAGGAAATCTTTACTGAAAAAGTAGCAAACTTAGAACAGTTTCTTCAGCAGTACAAAGAATGGCAACTTGTTGATCGAGATGATACACAAATTGTATTGCAAAAAAAGGTAGATGATATTTCACCACTACTTAAAACGAGTGGGTATTTTGGTGTTTCTAATGAGGGAATACTGCAAATTTTTAATGGTGTACCAAAAGAAGATAATGCGATTCATTCATTTTTTCAAATTGATATGAAAAAGCTAGAAAGTTATGAACGAGCAGAGTTAAAACGCGGTATTCGCATCAAGTCAAAAGAGCGTTTTGTGAAGACGATTGAGAAAATGAAACAGTATGCAGTGCAAAATAAGAAAAACAGCAGCTCGGGATGA
- a CDS encoding branched-chain amino acid ABC transporter substrate-binding protein yields MKKIKDERLILQNLKNVRIAFLFQSIGIIGILGYIGFNEGIDQITKSPLWLLFMLTSILLAYLQMGISLDAEENEKGMKTTPYYKLVLRSTIVGIIFAIIYVILSPERLLWEAVLIGSILFLCFLASFSVSYFIKKKRMQDIDE; encoded by the coding sequence TTGAAAAAAATAAAAGATGAACGTTTAATCCTTCAAAATTTGAAAAACGTTCGAATTGCCTTTCTATTCCAATCGATTGGGATAATAGGTATTTTAGGATATATTGGCTTCAATGAAGGAATTGATCAAATTACAAAATCTCCGCTATGGTTATTATTCATGCTAACAAGTATACTTTTAGCCTATTTACAAATGGGAATCTCACTTGATGCAGAAGAAAATGAAAAAGGAATGAAAACAACTCCTTATTACAAACTTGTTTTACGCTCTACTATCGTAGGAATTATTTTTGCTATTATCTATGTAATCCTCAGTCCGGAAAGACTGCTATGGGAAGCCGTTCTTATAGGAAGTATTCTCTTCCTATGCTTTTTAGCTTCTTTTTCTGTTAGTTACTTTATCAAGAAAAAACGTATGCAGGATATCGATGAATGA
- a CDS encoding YhcN/YlaJ family sporulation lipoprotein, which translates to MSKKIKIIAASLLVTSALAACGTPNNKNAMDDRNATYNYERTSYDDTLPYRNNVTRTDRYTDYVTYRNGNRVTDNVYDRRNDVGYNYYRDVNYHGQIANPYPTRNITMNNSYINNDGKTAERITNRVKRMNNVDRVSTVVRGNDVVIAVKPRNAVTNETAMANEIRQAVADDVKNRNVYVTVKNDMFERVDTLNTRLRNGTVTNNLNRDISDLFRDVRAGLTGTVR; encoded by the coding sequence TTGAGTAAAAAGATTAAAATTATTGCCGCTTCTTTGTTAGTTACCAGTGCATTAGCTGCATGTGGTACACCTAATAATAAAAATGCGATGGATGATCGTAATGCAACTTACAATTATGAACGTACATCGTATGATGATACACTACCGTACAGAAATAATGTGACGCGTACTGATCGCTATACAGATTATGTCACATATCGAAATGGGAATAGAGTTACAGATAATGTATATGATCGTCGTAATGATGTGGGATATAACTATTACCGTGATGTAAATTATCACGGTCAAATTGCAAATCCTTATCCAACTCGTAATATTACAATGAACAATTCATACATTAACAACGATGGTAAGACAGCAGAAAGAATTACAAATCGTGTTAAGCGTATGAATAATGTAGATCGTGTTTCTACTGTTGTACGTGGAAATGATGTAGTAATTGCGGTAAAACCACGTAACGCGGTAACAAATGAAACAGCAATGGCAAATGAAATTCGTCAAGCTGTTGCCGATGATGTGAAAAACCGTAATGTGTATGTAACTGTTAAAAATGACATGTTTGAACGTGTTGATACACTGAATACACGTCTGCGCAATGGAACAGTTACAAACAATTTAAATCGTGACATATCAGATTTATTCCGAGACGTTCGTGCTGGTCTTACTGGTACAGTACGATAA
- the nadA gene encoding quinolinate synthase NadA, translating into MSILEKVQPIETMLPERYQTMSVQEMEERVREIKEKLGESLFIPGHHYQKDEVVQFSDAAGDSLQLAQVAASNKAAQYIVFCGVHFMAETADMLTTDEQVVILPDMRAGCSMADMADIEQTERAWKELTQLFGDTMIPLTYVNSTAAIKAFCGRNGGATVTSSNAKQMVSWAFTQKERLVFLPDQHLGRNTAYDLGIPLDKMAVWDPHTDLLEYDGDIEDVKVILWKGHCSVHQNFTVKNIESVRENHPNMNIIVHPECCYEVVAASDYAGSTKYIIDMIEQAPPGSKWAIGTEMNLVNRIIHRHPDKEIISLNPFMCPCLTMNRIDLPHLLWALETIERGEEINVIQVDKQVTKEAVLALNRMLERV; encoded by the coding sequence ATGAGTATTTTAGAGAAGGTTCAACCAATCGAAACGATGTTACCAGAGCGTTATCAAACGATGTCAGTGCAAGAGATGGAAGAGCGTGTTCGTGAAATTAAAGAAAAATTAGGGGAATCGTTATTTATCCCAGGTCATCATTATCAAAAGGATGAAGTCGTTCAATTTTCAGATGCTGCAGGAGATTCATTGCAACTTGCCCAAGTAGCGGCTAGCAATAAAGCAGCACAATATATCGTATTTTGTGGTGTGCATTTTATGGCTGAAACAGCAGATATGCTAACGACAGATGAACAAGTCGTTATTTTACCAGATATGCGTGCTGGTTGTTCCATGGCAGACATGGCAGATATTGAGCAAACAGAGCGAGCTTGGAAAGAACTGACGCAGTTATTTGGAGATACGATGATTCCATTAACATATGTCAATTCTACAGCAGCTATTAAAGCATTTTGTGGTCGGAATGGCGGTGCAACAGTAACGTCTTCTAATGCTAAACAAATGGTGTCTTGGGCATTTACCCAAAAAGAGCGTCTTGTCTTTTTACCAGACCAGCATTTAGGAAGAAATACAGCGTATGACTTAGGGATTCCATTAGATAAAATGGCAGTTTGGGATCCGCATACAGATTTATTAGAGTACGATGGGGATATAGAAGATGTAAAGGTAATTTTATGGAAAGGACATTGTTCGGTTCATCAAAATTTTACTGTCAAAAACATTGAAAGTGTGCGGGAAAATCATCCTAATATGAATATTATAGTTCATCCAGAATGTTGTTATGAAGTGGTAGCAGCTTCTGACTATGCAGGATCAACCAAGTATATTATTGATATGATTGAACAAGCACCACCTGGAAGTAAGTGGGCAATTGGTACAGAGATGAACTTAGTCAATCGGATTATTCATAGGCATCCGGATAAAGAAATCATTTCATTAAATCCTTTTATGTGTCCTTGTTTAACGATGAATCGTATTGATTTACCACATTTATTGTGGGCATTAGAAACGATAGAACGCGGAGAGGAAATCAATGTCATTCAAGTCGACAAACAGGTGACAAAAGAAGCAGTCCTTGCTCTAAATCGTATGTTAGAACGTGTGTAA
- the nadC gene encoding carboxylating nicotinate-nucleotide diphosphorylase: protein MNVLKVRKALESFFLEDIGERDVTSQLIFPDNLQAKGTFLVKDTGVFAGTDVIEQGFRLIDDRIQISFYKKDGDFVEKGDTLATVQGPIASLLTAERVILNVIQRMSGIATMTQRAVRVLASDHTRICDTRKTIPGLRMFDKYAVVCGGGFNHRFGLYDGVMIKDNHIAFAGSITNAVTTVKEKIGHMVKVEVETETEEQVQEAVAAGADIIMFDNRTPEEVREFSKIVPSAIVTEASGGITIENLSDYGKTGVDYISLGLLTHSAGALDISFNIEV from the coding sequence ATGAACGTGTTAAAGGTAAGGAAAGCATTAGAAAGTTTTTTTCTAGAAGATATTGGGGAAAGAGATGTAACATCGCAACTTATTTTTCCTGATAATTTACAAGCAAAAGGAACATTTCTTGTGAAAGATACAGGTGTGTTTGCGGGGACAGATGTAATTGAACAAGGATTTCGATTAATAGACGATAGAATCCAAATTTCATTTTATAAAAAAGATGGAGATTTTGTAGAAAAGGGTGACACTTTAGCAACTGTACAAGGCCCGATTGCTTCTTTATTAACAGCAGAGCGTGTGATTTTAAATGTCATTCAAAGAATGAGTGGTATAGCAACGATGACACAACGAGCAGTTCGAGTGCTAGCGAGTGACCATACGCGTATTTGTGATACGAGAAAAACAATACCAGGGCTTCGCATGTTTGATAAATACGCGGTTGTATGCGGAGGTGGATTTAATCATCGCTTCGGATTATACGATGGTGTCATGATTAAAGATAATCACATTGCTTTTGCAGGGTCTATTACAAACGCAGTCACAACTGTAAAAGAAAAAATTGGGCATATGGTGAAGGTGGAAGTGGAGACGGAGACAGAAGAACAAGTGCAAGAAGCTGTAGCTGCAGGAGCAGACATTATTATGTTCGACAATCGTACACCAGAAGAAGTGCGTGAGTTTTCTAAAATTGTTCCAAGTGCAATTGTAACAGAAGCATCAGGCGGTATTACGATTGAAAACTTATCCGATTACGGCAAAACAGGGGTAGATTACATTTCACTCGGATTATTAACACATTCTGCGGGAGCATTAGATATTAGCTTTAATATTGAGGTTTAA
- the nadB gene encoding L-aspartate oxidase: MPSADVLIIGSGVAALSVAKEICHEKNVMIITKKSKRNNNTHLAQGGIAAAIATYDNANDHYEDTIAAGCGYNNEEVVRYLVEEGPKEIRKLIANGMKFDGDEKGPHLGKEGAHRKRRILHAGGDATGKNLLEHLIQEITPYVTVVEQEMVLDLMIENQTCYGILTRDSEGNIQRYYAEHTVLATGGVGGVYAFTSNDETITGDGLAIVYRAGGELVDLEFIQFHPTMLYVGGRCCGLVSEAVRGEGAVLLNEKGQRFMLDVHPQHDLAPRDVVARAIHEQLLAGESVYLDISSIQNFEERFPTVSALCKKNGIDVKKNRIPVVPGAHFHMGGVKTNCDGETSIPHLYAVGEVACNGVHGANRLASNSLLEGLVFGRRIGTHILSHPVQGKENKYERMDEVFTVPQLPTKKEIQEQMMKYVGIVRTETSLLCAKKWFEQYGARNIPLQYGAFTNEDITIMNILTVCQLIIEAALQRKESIGGHYRGDYSSRNKVTEEIIFANKKLQLV; the protein is encoded by the coding sequence ATGCCAAGTGCAGATGTCTTAATTATCGGAAGTGGTGTCGCAGCGCTGAGTGTTGCGAAAGAGATTTGTCACGAAAAGAATGTGATGATTATCACAAAAAAGTCAAAACGAAATAATAATACCCATTTAGCGCAGGGCGGAATTGCAGCAGCTATAGCTACATATGACAATGCGAATGATCATTATGAAGATACGATAGCTGCTGGTTGTGGCTATAACAACGAAGAAGTGGTTCGATATTTAGTTGAAGAAGGGCCAAAAGAGATTCGTAAGCTCATTGCAAACGGGATGAAATTTGATGGAGATGAGAAAGGACCCCATCTTGGAAAAGAAGGTGCGCATCGAAAACGACGTATTTTACACGCCGGGGGAGATGCAACAGGAAAAAACTTATTAGAGCATTTGATTCAGGAAATCACTCCTTACGTTACAGTAGTGGAACAAGAAATGGTGCTCGATTTAATGATAGAAAACCAAACATGTTACGGTATTTTGACCCGTGATAGTGAAGGTAATATACAACGTTATTATGCTGAACATACTGTATTAGCTACAGGTGGTGTTGGTGGCGTGTATGCATTTACGTCTAACGATGAAACCATTACAGGTGACGGACTAGCAATCGTGTACCGAGCTGGTGGAGAGCTTGTTGATTTAGAGTTCATTCAATTTCATCCAACGATGCTTTATGTAGGTGGACGTTGCTGCGGACTAGTTTCAGAAGCGGTACGAGGTGAAGGAGCTGTTCTGTTAAATGAAAAAGGACAGCGTTTTATGCTGGACGTACATCCGCAACATGATCTTGCGCCGCGTGACGTAGTGGCGCGTGCAATTCATGAACAGCTTCTTGCAGGTGAAAGTGTATATCTAGATATTTCTTCTATTCAAAACTTTGAAGAGCGATTTCCTACTGTATCTGCATTATGCAAAAAGAATGGTATAGATGTAAAAAAAAATAGAATTCCAGTTGTACCTGGTGCTCATTTTCATATGGGTGGTGTGAAAACGAATTGTGACGGAGAAACATCTATTCCGCATTTATATGCGGTGGGTGAAGTGGCTTGTAACGGTGTTCACGGTGCAAATCGATTAGCGAGCAATTCGTTGTTAGAAGGACTTGTGTTTGGGAGAAGAATTGGAACACATATTTTATCTCATCCAGTGCAAGGAAAAGAAAACAAGTATGAAAGAATGGATGAAGTATTTACGGTTCCTCAATTACCAACGAAAAAAGAGATACAAGAACAGATGATGAAATACGTAGGAATTGTACGAACAGAAACGAGTTTATTATGTGCGAAGAAATGGTTTGAACAGTATGGTGCGCGCAACATTCCACTGCAATATGGGGCTTTTACAAATGAAGATATAACAATTATGAATATACTAACGGTTTGTCAGCTCATTATAGAAGCAGCGTTGCAAAGAAAAGAGAGCATAGGTGGTCATTATCGTGGTGATTACTCAAGCCGAAATAAAGTAACGGAAGAAATTATTTTTGCTAACAAAAAATTACAGCTTGTGTAA
- a CDS encoding IscS subfamily cysteine desulfurase yields the protein MMIYLDYAATTPMSKEAIDTYTKAAQQYFGNEQSLHDIGGSASSLLQVCRESFAQMIGGKEQGVFFTSGGSESNYLAIQSLLNAKEGRHILTSPMEHASIRNYFQSLTKQGYTITEIPVDSQGLINLEDLEAAITGDTVLASIQHGNSEIGTIQPISEIGALLKKHHILFHTDCVQTFGKLPIDVPAMQIDSLSVSAHKIYGPKGVGACYINPQVRWEQVFTGTSHEKGFRPGTVNVPGIASFLTAAEHILDAHEEERARFEQLRSYFIEKLQTIPLEIQVEGHSTSCLPHIIGVTIKRIEGQYTMLECNRYGIAISTGSACQVGKQEPSKTMLAIGKTYEEAKQYVRFSFGRHTTKDHVDTTIHALHTIGNQFYRGVKL from the coding sequence ATTATGATATATCTTGACTATGCAGCTACAACACCGATGAGCAAAGAAGCGATTGACACATATACGAAAGCAGCACAGCAATACTTCGGTAATGAACAAAGCTTACACGATATCGGAGGATCAGCTTCATCTTTACTACAAGTTTGCAGGGAATCATTTGCACAAATGATTGGAGGAAAAGAACAGGGCGTATTTTTCACAAGTGGTGGGTCGGAATCTAATTATCTTGCAATCCAGTCGCTTTTAAATGCTAAAGAAGGCAGGCACATTCTTACATCACCGATGGAACACGCATCGATTCGTAACTACTTTCAATCACTAACAAAGCAAGGGTATACAATTACAGAAATCCCTGTGGATTCACAAGGGCTTATTAATCTTGAAGATTTAGAAGCAGCCATTACAGGCGATACCGTTTTAGCAAGTATTCAGCACGGAAATTCTGAAATTGGAACGATTCAACCTATCTCAGAAATTGGAGCGCTACTCAAAAAGCACCATATTTTATTTCATACAGATTGTGTACAAACATTTGGTAAACTCCCAATTGATGTTCCAGCGATGCAAATTGATAGTCTTTCTGTTTCTGCACATAAAATTTATGGACCCAAAGGGGTTGGAGCTTGCTATATAAACCCACAAGTACGCTGGGAGCAAGTCTTCACAGGGACATCACACGAAAAAGGATTTCGCCCCGGTACAGTTAACGTTCCTGGCATCGCTTCGTTTCTGACAGCAGCAGAGCATATATTAGATGCTCATGAAGAAGAACGAGCTCGTTTTGAGCAATTGCGATCCTATTTTATAGAAAAATTACAGACAATTCCTCTTGAAATTCAGGTAGAAGGACATTCTACTTCTTGTTTACCTCACATTATTGGGGTTACAATAAAGAGAATAGAAGGTCAGTACACAATGTTAGAATGCAACCGCTATGGCATTGCTATTTCAACAGGAAGTGCATGCCAAGTTGGCAAGCAAGAACCTTCAAAAACAATGCTTGCAATTGGAAAAACGTATGAAGAGGCAAAACAGTATGTCCGTTTTTCATTTGGACGCCACACAACAAAAGACCATGTTGATACAACCATTCATGCACTACACACAATTGGAAATCAATTTTATAGAGGTGTTAAATTATAA
- a CDS encoding transcription repressor NadR translates to MKQNDRKKILGEERRQLILQWLLAANEPLSGSELSKKTNVSRQVIVQDISLLKARNEPIIATAQGYLYLKPQAKQQTFERVIVCQHRPAEVRQELTMLVDHGVTIKDVKVEHPVYGDLTASIMVSNRFDVEQYLQKIEDTKASYLSQLTDGIHLHTIEADSIEKLNAACEALDRAGFLVY, encoded by the coding sequence ATGAAACAAAATGATCGAAAAAAAATTTTAGGAGAAGAAAGAAGACAACTCATCCTACAATGGCTCCTTGCAGCTAATGAGCCTTTATCAGGGAGTGAATTATCCAAGAAAACAAATGTCAGCAGGCAAGTCATCGTGCAAGATATCTCCTTACTAAAAGCACGAAACGAACCAATTATTGCAACTGCACAAGGATATCTATATCTAAAACCACAAGCAAAACAACAAACTTTTGAACGTGTCATCGTTTGCCAGCATAGACCAGCAGAAGTCCGTCAAGAACTAACAATGCTTGTCGATCACGGAGTTACCATTAAAGATGTGAAGGTAGAACATCCTGTATACGGAGACTTAACAGCTTCTATTATGGTGAGCAATCGCTTTGATGTTGAACAATATTTACAAAAGATTGAAGATACAAAGGCATCTTATCTATCTCAATTAACCGACGGGATTCACTTACATACAATCGAAGCAGATTCTATTGAAAAATTAAACGCTGCTTGCGAAGCGCTAGACCGAGCTGGATTTCTTGTTTATTGA
- a CDS encoding MOSC domain-containing protein yields the protein MGIELIHFSTGKPKQMQYGENKEMTTGICKVLTDASFLSKDGFRGDGVADLRFHGGPDRAVCVYPHEHYALWEQEFQTVLPPSTFGENITVTNMLERDVFIGDTYQLGEAIIQVTQGRVPCSTISKRLGIPGILPRIVETGYTGYLCRVLQEGIVRKDSPIQLLERHPNQVSILFSNEVYFHRRKDKEAMEKILAVPELAEVWREQLTDRLAKLR from the coding sequence ATGGGGATTGAACTCATTCACTTTAGTACTGGCAAACCGAAGCAAATGCAATATGGAGAAAATAAAGAAATGACAACTGGCATCTGTAAAGTGCTTACAGATGCGTCCTTTTTATCAAAAGATGGCTTTCGCGGAGATGGTGTAGCTGACCTGAGGTTCCATGGCGGGCCTGATCGCGCTGTTTGCGTCTATCCACATGAGCATTACGCACTATGGGAACAAGAATTTCAAACCGTACTCCCTCCTTCCACATTTGGTGAAAACATTACCGTAACAAATATGTTAGAACGTGATGTTTTCATCGGTGATACATATCAATTAGGTGAAGCAATTATTCAAGTCACACAGGGCAGAGTACCATGTAGTACTATTTCCAAACGTCTCGGCATCCCCGGGATCTTACCTCGCATTGTAGAAACGGGTTATACCGGCTATTTATGCCGCGTTCTTCAAGAAGGTATTGTTCGCAAAGACTCACCAATTCAACTACTAGAACGCCATCCAAATCAAGTTTCTATTCTATTTTCTAACGAAGTATATTTTCATAGACGGAAAGATAAAGAGGCGATGGAGAAAATCCTTGCTGTTCCAGAGCTGGCAGAAGTTTGGCGTGAGCAATTAACAGACCGCTTAGCAAAACTGCGTTAA
- a CDS encoding ABC transporter permease → MNVRQLAIQNIRGNWRSYKAFLLSSTFSVAVFYMYTAFVHHPEVAHSNVHIGIRSGLQGCSYLILMFSALFMLSSNATFLDARKKELGLLKLMGSTNARISILLFLEQAVVGVVSTCIGIGVGMLFSNLFLMTLSVLLDLESRIHFIFQIKPLVITVVVYSIMFFSLALFGLWNVRRLEIVDLLLDKRKGRRAFKVGKWRFGLGIILLVCGYTLAVKVTLGELFLYFYPILSTVIIGTYFLFTQGSLFVLKGLQKQKNIYYTYPNLFVFRSLEHKLKDHAKFLFSISILTATVITATGTAYAYFSDLPKSAMFSFPHEISYTEKGIESHEVISHDELLAIFEKYGYENVEKVQFIGLPGKFITTHDGRLFPITVISQTDYNKEAKKQGKSMVNNKKGYGTFINPMAFDGQDVYNKEIFYFQMLGVPYQIKLQESKSDMVFNGDGAGHHNQLLVVRDEQFKQWESIIPNHEKYVYYGYNIPNWQKQKKFALEVRGKVSPDYSSSMRNKISIYIQFKEGGAVLIFIGSFISILFFLATCSMTYFKWFSDIEQDRKEYQSLMKIGMEKGEINRIVRRQMGSLFFIPIVVGIVHSIFAFYALSNLMEMNVLFTSIKIIGIYCAATAIYFFFAQKEYMKHID, encoded by the coding sequence ATGAATGTCAGGCAGCTAGCGATACAAAATATAAGGGGGAATTGGCGGAGTTATAAAGCATTTCTATTAAGTAGCACATTTTCTGTAGCAGTATTTTATATGTATACAGCTTTTGTTCATCATCCGGAAGTTGCACACAGTAATGTCCACATTGGCATTCGATCAGGCTTACAAGGGTGTAGTTATCTTATTCTTATGTTCTCGGCACTGTTTATGTTAAGTTCTAATGCCACTTTTCTTGATGCGAGAAAGAAAGAATTAGGATTGCTTAAATTAATGGGATCTACAAATGCTAGAATCTCAATTTTACTATTTTTAGAGCAAGCTGTAGTGGGCGTTGTATCAACTTGTATTGGAATTGGGGTTGGAATGTTATTTTCAAATTTATTTTTAATGACATTAAGTGTGCTCTTAGATTTAGAGAGTAGAATTCATTTTATCTTTCAAATAAAACCCCTCGTGATTACTGTTGTTGTATATTCAATTATGTTTTTTTCTTTAGCGCTATTTGGTTTGTGGAATGTGCGGAGGTTAGAAATTGTTGATTTATTATTGGATAAGAGGAAAGGGCGTAGAGCTTTTAAAGTAGGGAAATGGCGATTTGGTTTAGGAATTATTTTACTTGTATGCGGATATACCCTTGCGGTGAAGGTAACGCTAGGAGAGTTATTTCTCTATTTTTATCCAATTCTTAGTACTGTCATTATAGGAACTTATTTTTTATTTACTCAAGGTAGTTTGTTTGTTTTAAAAGGGCTTCAAAAACAAAAGAATATCTATTATACATATCCAAATCTATTTGTGTTTCGCAGCCTTGAACATAAATTGAAAGATCATGCGAAGTTTTTATTTTCCATTTCTATTTTGACAGCAACAGTTATTACAGCAACAGGAACTGCATATGCATATTTTTCTGATCTTCCCAAAAGCGCTATGTTTTCATTTCCTCATGAAATTTCCTATACAGAAAAAGGAATAGAATCTCATGAGGTGATTTCTCACGATGAGCTCTTAGCAATATTTGAAAAATATGGTTATGAAAATGTAGAGAAAGTACAGTTTATCGGATTACCAGGAAAGTTTATTACAACACATGACGGACGTCTGTTTCCGATTACTGTTATTTCACAAACGGATTATAACAAAGAAGCAAAGAAACAAGGAAAGAGTATGGTAAACAATAAAAAAGGTTATGGCACATTTATAAACCCAATGGCTTTTGATGGTCAGGATGTGTATAACAAGGAGATATTCTATTTTCAAATGTTAGGAGTACCATATCAAATTAAATTGCAGGAATCTAAATCAGATATGGTTTTTAATGGAGATGGCGCTGGGCACCATAATCAATTATTAGTTGTACGGGATGAACAGTTTAAACAATGGGAAAGTATCATTCCTAATCATGAAAAATATGTATATTATGGTTATAATATTCCAAATTGGCAGAAGCAAAAAAAATTCGCGTTAGAAGTGAGGGGAAAAGTGTCTCCAGATTATTCTTCTTCGATGAGAAATAAGATCAGTATATATATCCAATTTAAGGAAGGGGGAGCAGTGTTAATATTTATCGGATCATTTATTAGTATTCTCTTTTTCTTAGCAACTTGCAGTATGACATATTTTAAATGGTTTTCAGATATTGAGCAGGATCGTAAAGAGTATCAGTCTTTAATGAAAATAGGGATGGAGAAAGGAGAAATAAATCGGATTGTTAGACGGCAAATGGGGAGTTTATTTTTTATTCCTATTGTGGTCGGTATAGTGCATAGTATATTTGCTTTCTATGCATTGAGTAATTTAATGGAAATGAATGTGTTATTTACAAGTATAAAGATCATCGGTATATATTGTGCAGCAACAGCTATCTATTTCTTCTTCGCTCAAAAAGAATATATGAAACATATAGACTAG